Proteins from one Gossypium raimondii isolate GPD5lz chromosome 8, ASM2569854v1, whole genome shotgun sequence genomic window:
- the LOC105791090 gene encoding uncharacterized protein LOC105791090 isoform X1, protein MEDSGAILYQISCLKEMLDQVNEEIESNIQVTREIESEMVKCTEFEAALTTRESLLTKSLYISHFEIDGLLSFIADSRNSLKFLEEELSCLTTKRDEMLKRIEDKRDGFTKQCFEFQREIDKGENNELVNLLSEKELLENEIHLLDKKNNALRNSMSAFVEEILEDLYTSNAVGRTGCCTSSVDGYYQ, encoded by the exons ATGGAGGATTCTGGAGCAATTCTCTACCAAATTTCATGCCTCAAGGAAATGCTTGATCAG GTTAATGAAGAAATCGAATCCAATATTCAAGTAACGCGGGAGATTGAATCAGAGATGGTCAAGTGTACGGAGTTCGAAGCTGCTCTCACTACTAGAGAATCCCTGCTTACCAAGTCGCTATACATTTCTCACTTCGAAATCGATGGCTTGCTCTCCTTCATCG CCGATTCAAGAAATTCGCTTAAATTTTTGGAGGAGGAGTTGAGTTGTCTAACCACGAAACGAGATGAGATGCTAAAGAGGATTGAAGATAAACG AGACGGATTTACCAAACAGTGCTTCGAATTTCAAAGGGAGATTGACAAGGGGGAAAACAACGAGCTGGTGAATTTGCTGTCAGAGAAAGAGCTTCTTGAGAATGAAATTCATCTCTTGGATAAGAAAAACAATGCTTTGAGAAATTCGATGTCCGCTTTTGTGGAAGAAATTCTTGAAGACCTTTATACTTCAAATGCAG TTGGAAGAACAGGCTGCTGCACTTCGAGCGTTGACGGCTACTATCAATGA
- the LOC105791090 gene encoding uncharacterized protein LOC105791090 isoform X2: protein MEDSGAILYQISCLKEMLDQVNEEIESNIQVTREIESEMVKCTEFEAALTTRESLLTKSLYISHFEIDGLLSFIADSRNSLKFLEEELSCLTTKRDEMLKRIEDKRDGFTKQCFEFQREIDKGENNELVNLLSEKELLENEIHLLDKKNNALRNSMSAFVEEILEDLYTSNAEKIKVGCMRGHRAT, encoded by the exons ATGGAGGATTCTGGAGCAATTCTCTACCAAATTTCATGCCTCAAGGAAATGCTTGATCAG GTTAATGAAGAAATCGAATCCAATATTCAAGTAACGCGGGAGATTGAATCAGAGATGGTCAAGTGTACGGAGTTCGAAGCTGCTCTCACTACTAGAGAATCCCTGCTTACCAAGTCGCTATACATTTCTCACTTCGAAATCGATGGCTTGCTCTCCTTCATCG CCGATTCAAGAAATTCGCTTAAATTTTTGGAGGAGGAGTTGAGTTGTCTAACCACGAAACGAGATGAGATGCTAAAGAGGATTGAAGATAAACG AGACGGATTTACCAAACAGTGCTTCGAATTTCAAAGGGAGATTGACAAGGGGGAAAACAACGAGCTGGTGAATTTGCTGTCAGAGAAAGAGCTTCTTGAGAATGAAATTCATCTCTTGGATAAGAAAAACAATGCTTTGAGAAATTCGATGTCCGCTTTTGTGGAAGAAATTCTTGAAGACCTTTATACTTCAAATGCAG AAAAAATAAAGGTGGGTTGTATGAGAGGCCATCGGGCAACGTAG